The following proteins come from a genomic window of Nostoc sp. TCL26-01:
- a CDS encoding CHASE2 domain-containing serine/threonine-protein kinase: protein MAEEPTENAHKKYVSTAHVTSSKATKTTLTAAARQSQRLVRLRSLLTITAAIGAALLTSSGLSLVQLLENQALSVFFQLRGPLVPPEDIVILAIDDQSISGPEQYYKTNPQQYAYLEPLRSFPFKRTAYAQVIAKLMQSGARAVALDVVFDLPGSYGDEDDRQLQAALQKYGNKVTLAAQYDFSQSHQGTLSQLRLPYEKFRTSPVSIGTINFPLEADGKIHRLASELSKLLADEDLLTDKLPSFEQAVLSAAQVKYPQPKGDRIYFWGGAGTFDTIPFWYVLDPQNWHNYLQQGKVFQNKIVIIGATAQLGNDFHPVAVDERMSGVEIHANAIATIMTGKSIAPAIKSPLLRALFVLVLVGGTSWVTTRSKSSLKIFYWSVALASAWASISYVSFIYAQLLLPTAIPVLAIAVCGLSYLVTEVAREKIRTRQLVDVFQKYKTSPIVQEIISQQQDLQDLLQKRDLAVFGKVLGGRYKIIKVLGCGGFSETYIAEDTQRPGNPRCVVKQLKPANTQAKGLELARRLFQSEAQTLEKLGLNPQIPQLLAYFEQESEFYLVQEYIIGRPLNHELPSARGISETSAIAIVKELLQILVFVHENHVIHRDIKPSNIIRRDSDRKLVLIDFGAVKEISLPQVENQEPTPFTIGIGTKGYAPSEQCFGRPQYSSDIYAVGMIGIKALTGIAPHDLPRDEHEVLQWRDKAIVSQGFADILSKMVKDDFKARYQSASAALAALDELVNSPSNSASADDLSTNTLELLDDSHLPTARWYKNGE from the coding sequence ATGGCAGAAGAACCGACAGAAAATGCCCATAAAAAATATGTATCTACTGCCCATGTAACGTCAAGTAAAGCAACAAAAACGACTTTGACAGCAGCAGCACGACAATCTCAGCGTTTAGTGCGTTTACGAAGTCTACTCACCATAACTGCGGCGATTGGGGCGGCGCTACTGACAAGTTCTGGCTTAAGTTTAGTACAACTGTTAGAAAATCAAGCACTTTCAGTATTTTTTCAACTCCGAGGGCCGCTTGTACCTCCAGAAGATATTGTCATTTTAGCTATTGATGACCAGTCCATATCAGGACCCGAACAGTACTATAAAACAAATCCCCAACAGTATGCCTACCTGGAACCACTGAGAAGTTTTCCTTTTAAACGAACTGCATATGCTCAGGTAATTGCCAAATTAATGCAATCTGGGGCGCGGGCTGTGGCTTTAGATGTGGTGTTTGATTTGCCGGGAAGTTATGGTGATGAGGACGATCGCCAATTACAAGCGGCATTACAAAAATATGGTAACAAAGTTACATTAGCAGCACAGTACGATTTTTCTCAATCCCATCAAGGTACGTTGAGTCAACTACGCTTACCCTATGAAAAATTTCGGACAAGCCCAGTATCAATAGGTACGATTAATTTTCCCTTGGAAGCAGATGGCAAGATCCATCGTTTAGCTAGTGAATTATCTAAATTATTGGCAGACGAAGATTTACTCACAGATAAGTTACCATCCTTTGAACAAGCAGTTCTCAGTGCTGCTCAGGTAAAATATCCCCAACCAAAAGGCGATCGCATTTATTTTTGGGGAGGGGCAGGAACTTTTGACACAATTCCTTTTTGGTATGTACTAGATCCGCAAAACTGGCATAATTATTTACAACAGGGAAAAGTTTTTCAAAACAAAATAGTCATCATCGGTGCGACAGCTCAGTTGGGGAATGATTTTCACCCAGTTGCAGTGGATGAGAGGATGTCAGGGGTAGAAATTCATGCCAATGCCATCGCTACTATCATGACAGGTAAATCGATCGCTCCAGCTATAAAAAGTCCACTCCTGAGAGCTTTATTTGTGCTGGTTTTAGTTGGTGGTACATCTTGGGTGACGACTAGAAGCAAAAGCAGCCTGAAGATATTTTACTGGAGTGTGGCGCTGGCTAGTGCTTGGGCTAGCATTAGCTATGTTAGTTTTATTTATGCACAGTTACTTTTGCCGACAGCTATACCAGTATTGGCGATCGCTGTTTGTGGGTTATCCTATTTAGTAACTGAAGTTGCTAGGGAAAAAATCAGAACCCGCCAGCTAGTAGACGTTTTTCAAAAATATAAAACATCTCCCATTGTCCAAGAGATCATCTCCCAACAACAAGATTTACAAGATTTATTGCAAAAACGAGATTTGGCTGTCTTTGGCAAAGTCTTGGGTGGACGCTATAAAATTATCAAGGTGCTTGGTTGTGGAGGATTTAGCGAAACCTATATCGCTGAAGATACCCAACGTCCTGGGAACCCTCGCTGTGTCGTCAAACAACTAAAACCAGCTAATACCCAAGCCAAAGGATTAGAACTAGCTAGACGTTTATTTCAATCAGAGGCGCAAACTTTGGAAAAATTGGGTTTAAATCCCCAAATTCCTCAACTTTTAGCTTATTTTGAACAAGAATCAGAATTCTATTTAGTGCAAGAATATATTATCGGTCGTCCGCTAAATCACGAACTACCGTCAGCTAGAGGCATTAGTGAAACATCTGCGATCGCTATTGTCAAAGAACTATTGCAAATATTAGTATTTGTTCATGAAAACCATGTCATCCACCGTGATATTAAACCTAGTAACATTATCCGCCGAGACTCAGACCGGAAATTAGTCCTCATTGACTTTGGTGCAGTTAAAGAAATTTCCCTACCCCAAGTCGAAAATCAAGAACCAACACCCTTTACCATTGGTATCGGCACTAAGGGTTATGCACCCAGCGAACAATGTTTTGGTCGTCCCCAATATAGCAGTGATATCTATGCAGTCGGGATGATTGGGATTAAAGCTTTAACCGGGATAGCCCCCCATGATTTACCCAGAGATGAGCATGAAGTCTTACAATGGCGCGATAAAGCAATCGTCAGTCAAGGTTTTGCAGATATTCTCAGTAAAATGGTAAAGGATGATTTCAAAGCGCGTTACCAATCTGCATCAGCAGCATTAGCAGCCTTAGATGAGTTAGTTAATTCGCCAAGCAATTCAGCATCCGCAGATGACTTATCAACAAATACACTGGAATTGTTAGATGATTCTCATTTACCTACAGCACGATGGTATAAGAATGGGGAGTGA
- a CDS encoding NYN domain-containing protein → MGSPMNRLSIFVDGNNMFYAQQKNGWFFDPRRVLEYFKNEQSETTLINAFWYTGLKDQQDQRGFRDALISLGYTVRTKVLKEYYDDSSGRYSQKANLDIEIVVDMFNTVDQYDRVVLFSGDGDFERAIELLRSKNTHITVVSTEGMIARELRNATDRYIDLNDIRDQIEKVEG, encoded by the coding sequence ATGGGTTCTCCAATGAATCGTCTGTCTATTTTTGTAGACGGAAACAATATGTTCTATGCCCAACAAAAAAATGGGTGGTTTTTTGATCCAAGGCGCGTATTAGAATACTTCAAAAACGAACAATCAGAGACAACACTTATCAATGCGTTCTGGTACACTGGCTTAAAAGACCAGCAAGATCAACGAGGTTTCCGTGATGCTCTCATCAGTTTAGGATATACAGTCAGGACAAAAGTCCTCAAAGAATATTACGATGATTCCTCCGGACGCTATTCCCAAAAAGCTAATTTAGATATTGAAATTGTCGTCGATATGTTTAATACGGTAGACCAGTATGACCGAGTAGTTCTATTTAGTGGTGATGGCGATTTTGAAAGGGCAATTGAACTATTACGGTCAAAAAATACTCACATTACAGTCGTCTCAACAGAAGGCATGATTGCTAGAGAATTACGCAATGCTACGGATAGATATATAGATTTGAATGATATTAGAGACCAGATAGAAAAAGTAGAAGGTTAA
- a CDS encoding cohesin domain-containing protein: MRKSFWGLSLGLSLLYPTIIIPAAQAVSLELLPAVQTVDVGDSVDVDVKISELGDFQTPSLSGFALSLSFDPAILTFNSLSFGDPINGDLVGLSSDTRLTDIQTSSGLVNFAEISFDDPADLNNIQPASFILGRANFTALRPGISQLKLSASIDGLSDENSAPLSLTGVPIDASVTVTGTQVPEPNLSWWGLGLTIGLGTTITKKKRNLVNT, encoded by the coding sequence ATGAGAAAGTCTTTCTGGGGTCTCAGTTTAGGGCTAAGTTTACTATACCCTACAATCATTATTCCAGCAGCCCAAGCAGTATCCTTAGAATTATTGCCAGCAGTGCAGACAGTTGATGTTGGTGATTCTGTAGATGTAGACGTAAAAATTTCCGAGTTAGGAGATTTTCAGACACCTTCCCTAAGCGGCTTCGCTCTGAGTTTATCATTTGATCCGGCTATCCTCACCTTTAATAGCTTATCGTTTGGCGATCCTATCAACGGAGATTTAGTTGGATTATCTTCAGATACAAGACTAACTGACATCCAAACCAGTTCAGGATTAGTAAATTTTGCGGAAATTTCTTTTGATGATCCAGCAGATTTAAATAATATACAACCAGCTAGCTTTATTCTTGGGAGAGCAAATTTTACTGCTCTTCGTCCTGGTATTAGTCAGCTAAAATTATCTGCGAGTATTGATGGATTATCAGATGAAAATAGCGCTCCTCTATCCTTAACAGGAGTCCCGATAGATGCGTCTGTAACAGTTACAGGTACTCAAGTTCCGGAACCGAATTTGAGTTGGTGGGGATTAGGATTAACCATAGGTTTAGGAACAACAATTACTAAGAAAAAACGTAACTTAGTAAACACTTAA
- a CDS encoding rhomboid family intramembrane serine protease — MVPIRDNNPTEITPYVTYGLIAANILAFLYEASLPPQALDGFLHLAAVVPRELTLSFAGVAIHQPVPEWATLITSQFLHGGFLHLAGNMLFLWIFGNNVEDKLGHAKYLLFYLGCGILASLTQWYFSQDSNIPSLGASGAIAGVMGAYILRFPQAEILGVVPLGIFFPTFRVPAYFFLGFWFLQQSFYGLASLETPTNIGMESGGIAYWAHAGGFLFGAVLGPLLGLFSDKSQEESW, encoded by the coding sequence GTGGTTCCCATTCGAGACAACAATCCCACAGAAATTACGCCGTACGTCACCTATGGACTAATTGCTGCCAATATCCTCGCCTTTTTGTATGAAGCCAGTCTTCCTCCCCAAGCACTAGATGGTTTCTTACATCTAGCGGCGGTAGTACCCAGAGAACTTACCTTAAGCTTTGCTGGGGTGGCTATTCATCAACCAGTACCAGAATGGGCAACCTTAATTACTTCACAATTTTTACATGGTGGTTTTTTACACCTAGCAGGTAATATGTTGTTTCTATGGATATTTGGTAACAACGTTGAGGATAAATTAGGTCATGCCAAATATTTGCTATTCTACTTAGGCTGCGGTATTTTAGCGTCTTTAACTCAGTGGTACTTCTCCCAAGATTCTAACATTCCTTCCCTCGGTGCTAGTGGTGCGATCGCTGGTGTTATGGGTGCATACATTCTCCGCTTCCCCCAAGCCGAAATTCTCGGTGTTGTACCCTTGGGTATCTTCTTCCCAACTTTCCGCGTTCCCGCATACTTCTTTTTAGGTTTTTGGTTTCTCCAACAATCTTTCTATGGACTCGCCAGCTTAGAAACCCCCACAAATATTGGCATGGAAAGCGGCGGTATTGCCTATTGGGCCCATGCAGGCGGTTTTCTGTTCGGTGCAGTTCTCGGCCCCTTGCTGGGTTTATTCAGCGATAAATCACAGGAGGAATCTTGGTAG
- a CDS encoding Ig-like domain-containing protein — translation MEIQPIFQEPTTPISDLGKSHLLPQDILSPNLININSSALSSSIIPVIENVFLRGDANNDGGLTNQDLDLILKDRNKPIVGTNDPRDFDGDGKITIFDVRKLGLFIKGNTDNLAPNLSASLTNDTAPNNGTNTDFITADPAIQGTIIDASKITRFRAGFDNTPVDQFFNILGILEADGSFALDAAALSEINGDSLTDGSHTLYLQAQDKWGNLSSLFDVSFTLDTQSPRVDLAPFEVYTTSFDAFDIVYNESVSDSALIAGNYTLQYNNRKPVDIISVTAINDTTVRVYLAETLIDGSYQLIINPAISDLAGNSLIERTTFDFGIFTQPSPATRLTEISPANGEEMVNLTRETIIRFNEPIDPTTVDTDSFYLIANGERVAGRIEVSSTELFATFFYNNPLVPSTEVRVVVDGNKILGRNGLALDADADGLAGGIATADFRTLPLTRIAGTDVWGYVYDSYNKNSDGSNIPVVGATIRVDALPGVTAVTDENGYFILRDMPAPEFFVHIDGSTAVNAPAGTAYATLGKPFHSVPGQSTQLTMDGATFNIYLPPMAASDIQQLSATEETDVGFGEASKAQLQVLFPNLDPSIWELTKVTFSPGSARDDQGNAATQAAIIAVAPNRLPAPLPPNVDPKLIISIQAGGPNGFSQAGGATRFDVPAPIQFPNLEGLAPGEKSLIWSFDHDAGKWVIIGNGTVSEDGKTIVSDPGVGIIAPGWHFTISGTTAKQRIGESKFNRCGLDSDSYNADFPIQNNLYEWKNKPPTLIENALLLDRILPSSVLEGAVRLFLAPAAGNLGSQMMNRFMSGEGGTFEQPDGSILSNLIKDSKVFQGSLTEIKNDIQNKIQAQANGGGIDNRNIKINTPNKRFYNFSDITLSLLVGGLQGTQLFTENFNAEVTSFTPFVGGSGEYSATLKFELCDDFGVDRNDLYLPPLADLWILQHETVGTKSFQIKIIVEVPIQGNFIIPSGYEDFTIDIGNQKLLKNNTLEAQNIQESTALGFGSDPAVFYRYEMENGLELTGSFNPDTSPQNLVLAPNKFFTATFYQPSTNNSAKISGISSSSGQLTLFNEWGSQNEQSSFLEFDTFGGADADGDGIPDVGEFVLGSNPNSIDSDGDGIRDSAELEQGLDPLNGRGFPTGIISTLPIRGEAKAVVVEGSTLITGSQTAYVATGSYGLAIVDASQFNNPIILGQLDLLGDATDVSVDANLKIAAVATNSEGLQLVDVSDPMLPTLLRTIKISANQVSFPVNQVEVVDGIAYIIAGTSLRTIDLLTGESLQNLTLPGFGTVTGLAREGTKLYAFTSGSDIFSVIDITQIGAARIVGQLSVSVASQDVGVFAANGVAYLAGSGLRTINVSNPSNPTLISDADFFFTARDVALNGSGLALVAAEDQGIGVYDISDPQNTNNILFTVNTPGFARDIAIASGIAFVADDTGGLQVINYLPFDNKGQAPTVSISSSVVDVDPNTPGIQVNEGGNIPIRVNVADDVQIRNVELLVNGEVVSNDVTLPFDLSAIALNNDPDAPVVNVQVRATDTGGNSSLSNLLAFDLVPDTVAPLINSVTPANGQTTLENLRRVTVRFSEALDTANVIAANFRLINSANEVIVPENIQLRESDRTVQLTYQALSAGSYQLIIDAAQITDRAGNPLGTENIISSFTLEPSQFIDISQTGNVVPNLQGDDLSSLVNLPFAFTFYGKTYTQAGISSNGLISFGGTNANYVNQSLNFAASGLRNLPSLLPFWDDLETRSNEGRIATVFTETQGSVGSRQFIIQWHQLEAYPFEGETGDITFQVILTEGSNAIQFNYLDVNFDGNTDQQNGAGRSATVGAWNSPTEFQQYSFNEARLSDGLSLIVTEAGIIES, via the coding sequence ATGGAAATTCAACCTATATTTCAGGAACCTACTACGCCTATATCTGATTTAGGTAAATCACATCTATTACCACAAGATATTTTATCACCTAATTTAATTAATATAAATTCATCCGCTTTATCTAGTTCCATTATTCCAGTTATAGAAAATGTATTTTTAAGAGGAGATGCTAATAATGACGGAGGATTGACGAATCAGGATTTAGACCTAATTCTGAAAGATCGCAATAAACCTATTGTTGGCACTAACGATCCACGAGACTTTGATGGTGATGGTAAAATTACGATTTTTGATGTCAGAAAATTAGGCTTATTTATTAAAGGTAATACTGATAACCTTGCACCTAATTTGTCAGCATCATTAACTAATGATACTGCTCCCAATAATGGCACAAATACAGATTTTATTACCGCAGATCCTGCCATCCAAGGAACTATAATTGATGCGAGTAAAATCACTAGGTTTCGGGCTGGATTTGATAATACCCCTGTTGATCAATTCTTCAATATCCTTGGCATCTTAGAAGCAGATGGTAGCTTTGCTTTAGACGCTGCTGCTCTGTCTGAAATTAATGGCGATTCATTAACAGATGGTTCTCATACTCTGTATCTACAAGCTCAAGATAAATGGGGTAATCTGTCGAGTTTATTTGATGTAAGTTTTACACTCGATACTCAATCTCCCAGAGTTGATCTAGCTCCTTTTGAGGTATATACTACCAGTTTTGATGCTTTTGATATTGTTTATAATGAGTCAGTATCTGACTCAGCGTTGATAGCTGGCAACTACACTCTTCAATACAATAATCGAAAACCTGTTGATATCATCTCAGTTACCGCAATCAACGACACTACAGTTAGAGTTTATCTAGCTGAAACCTTAATCGATGGCAGTTACCAACTAATAATTAATCCCGCAATTAGTGACTTAGCAGGTAATTCTTTAATTGAGAGAACTACCTTCGACTTTGGAATCTTCACCCAGCCATCTCCAGCAACTCGCTTAACGGAAATTTCCCCGGCTAATGGCGAAGAAATGGTCAATTTGACCCGCGAGACAATTATCCGGTTTAACGAACCCATTGATCCGACCACAGTTGATACAGACTCGTTCTATTTAATTGCTAATGGTGAGCGAGTAGCAGGCAGAATAGAAGTGTCTAGCACCGAGTTGTTTGCCACATTTTTCTACAACAATCCCTTAGTACCATCAACAGAAGTCCGTGTAGTTGTCGATGGTAATAAAATTTTGGGTCGAAATGGATTAGCGCTGGATGCTGATGCTGATGGCCTGGCTGGTGGGATTGCTACTGCCGATTTCCGCACATTACCCCTAACGCGCATTGCCGGCACAGATGTTTGGGGGTATGTTTACGACTCTTATAACAAGAATTCAGATGGGTCTAACATTCCTGTGGTTGGTGCGACTATCCGTGTAGATGCCTTACCAGGAGTTACAGCTGTCACCGATGAAAATGGCTACTTTATCCTCCGGGATATGCCAGCACCGGAATTTTTCGTCCATATTGATGGGAGTACAGCAGTTAATGCGCCAGCCGGAACAGCCTATGCAACATTAGGTAAGCCGTTCCATAGTGTTCCGGGTCAATCTACGCAATTGACAATGGATGGTGCAACGTTCAATATTTATCTGCCACCGATGGCTGCTAGTGATATCCAGCAGTTATCTGCTACAGAAGAAACAGATGTAGGATTTGGGGAAGCTAGTAAAGCCCAGTTACAAGTCTTATTCCCGAATCTTGACCCGTCTATTTGGGAATTAACCAAAGTTACGTTCTCGCCCGGTTCAGCGCGTGATGACCAAGGTAATGCTGCTACTCAAGCGGCAATTATTGCTGTAGCACCCAACAGATTGCCTGCGCCCCTACCGCCAAATGTAGATCCAAAACTGATCATTTCGATTCAGGCGGGAGGCCCGAATGGTTTCAGTCAGGCTGGTGGTGCAACTCGTTTTGATGTGCCTGCACCGATACAGTTCCCCAATTTGGAAGGGTTAGCACCTGGGGAGAAGAGTTTAATTTGGTCTTTTGATCATGATGCCGGTAAATGGGTAATAATTGGCAATGGTACAGTCAGTGAAGACGGCAAGACGATTGTCTCCGACCCAGGCGTAGGGATTATTGCACCAGGATGGCATTTTACAATTAGTGGAACTACTGCTAAACAGCGTATCGGTGAAAGCAAATTTAATCGGTGTGGTCTGGATTCGGATTCTTATAATGCTGACTTTCCCATTCAAAACAATTTATATGAATGGAAAAATAAGCCACCAACACTAATTGAAAATGCCTTGTTATTAGATCGTATATTACCCAGTTCCGTATTAGAAGGAGCAGTGCGACTTTTTCTTGCACCTGCGGCTGGGAATTTAGGCAGTCAAATGATGAATCGTTTTATGTCTGGAGAAGGCGGGACTTTTGAACAGCCAGACGGCAGCATCCTTTCTAACTTGATAAAAGATTCCAAAGTTTTTCAAGGTTCACTAACGGAAATTAAAAATGATATCCAAAATAAAATTCAGGCACAGGCTAATGGAGGTGGTATCGACAATCGCAATATTAAGATAAACACTCCTAATAAAAGATTTTATAATTTTAGCGATATAACTCTTTCGTTGTTGGTTGGTGGACTTCAAGGGACTCAATTATTTACTGAAAATTTTAATGCTGAAGTAACATCTTTCACTCCATTTGTTGGAGGAAGTGGTGAATATTCTGCGACATTAAAATTCGAGCTTTGTGATGATTTTGGTGTAGATCGTAATGATTTATATTTACCTCCATTAGCTGATTTGTGGATTTTACAACATGAAACAGTTGGGACAAAATCTTTCCAGATAAAGATTATTGTGGAAGTGCCTATTCAGGGAAATTTTATAATTCCATCAGGATATGAAGATTTTACTATCGATATTGGCAACCAAAAACTTCTAAAAAACAATACATTAGAAGCACAAAATATTCAAGAATCGACGGCACTAGGCTTTGGCAGCGATCCCGCAGTATTCTACCGTTATGAAATGGAAAATGGTTTAGAGTTAACTGGCAGTTTTAATCCTGACACCTCTCCTCAGAATTTGGTATTAGCACCAAATAAATTCTTCACTGCAACTTTTTATCAGCCATCAACCAATAACAGTGCGAAAATATCTGGAATTTCATCCTCTAGTGGACAGTTGACACTTTTTAATGAATGGGGTTCTCAGAACGAACAATCTTCGTTTCTAGAATTTGATACATTTGGTGGTGCTGATGCTGATGGCGACGGCATTCCAGATGTTGGTGAATTTGTTTTAGGCTCTAATCCCAACAGTATAGACAGCGATGGGGATGGGATTAGAGATTCAGCTGAACTTGAACAGGGACTAGATCCCCTCAATGGTCGTGGCTTCCCCACAGGTATCATCTCCACTTTGCCTATCAGAGGTGAAGCCAAAGCAGTGGTTGTTGAAGGTTCAACCTTGATAACTGGTAGTCAAACGGCTTATGTGGCTACCGGCTCTTACGGTTTGGCAATTGTCGATGCTTCCCAGTTCAATAATCCAATTATTCTCGGTCAATTGGATCTGCTGGGTGATGCGACAGATGTGTCCGTTGATGCCAATTTAAAAATTGCGGCTGTGGCTACCAATAGTGAAGGCTTGCAATTGGTGGATGTTTCTGACCCCATGCTACCAACCTTGCTACGGACAATTAAGATTTCTGCTAACCAAGTCAGTTTCCCTGTCAACCAAGTGGAAGTAGTTGATGGTATCGCTTATATCATTGCTGGTACTTCTTTACGAACAATTGATTTATTGACGGGGGAAAGCTTACAGAATCTAACTCTTCCTGGGTTTGGGACAGTCACTGGTTTAGCAAGGGAAGGCACAAAACTATATGCTTTTACTAGTGGTTCTGATATCTTCTCTGTGATTGATATTACCCAAATAGGGGCGGCAAGGATTGTTGGTCAATTAAGCGTCTCAGTCGCTTCACAGGATGTGGGGGTATTTGCTGCTAACGGTGTCGCTTATCTTGCGGGTAGTGGATTGCGGACTATCAATGTTTCTAATCCGAGTAATCCGACGCTGATTAGCGATGCTGACTTCTTCTTTACAGCTCGTGATGTGGCGCTCAATGGCTCAGGTTTGGCTTTAGTGGCGGCTGAAGATCAGGGAATTGGGGTTTATGACATTAGTGACCCACAGAACACCAACAATATTTTATTTACAGTAAATACACCAGGATTTGCCCGTGATATTGCGATCGCCTCCGGTATTGCTTTTGTGGCTGATGACACAGGTGGATTACAAGTCATCAACTATCTACCATTTGACAACAAAGGTCAAGCTCCCACCGTCAGTATTAGCAGTTCTGTAGTGGATGTAGATCCTAACACTCCAGGCATTCAAGTCAATGAAGGCGGAAATATCCCCATTCGGGTGAATGTGGCTGATGACGTGCAGATTCGCAATGTTGAACTATTAGTTAATGGTGAGGTGGTGAGTAATGATGTCACCTTACCATTTGACTTGAGTGCGATCGCTCTCAATAATGATCCTGATGCTCCCGTTGTCAACGTCCAGGTACGAGCTACCGATACAGGTGGTAACAGTAGTCTGTCTAATCTTCTCGCCTTTGACCTAGTACCGGATACGGTTGCGCCTCTAATTAATAGTGTCACACCTGCTAACGGACAAACAACCTTAGAGAATTTACGCCGTGTGACAGTTCGGTTCTCGGAAGCATTGGATACAGCGAATGTGATTGCTGCCAACTTTAGATTGATCAACAGTGCCAATGAAGTAATTGTCCCAGAAAATATTCAACTGCGAGAAAGCGATCGCACAGTGCAACTAACTTATCAGGCTCTATCCGCCGGCAGTTATCAATTAATTATTGATGCTGCTCAAATCACCGATAGAGCAGGTAACCCCTTGGGAACAGAAAATATCATCAGTAGCTTCACTCTAGAACCAAGTCAGTTTATCGATATTAGTCAGACAGGTAATGTTGTACCAAATTTACAAGGTGATGATCTTAGCTCTCTAGTTAATTTACCATTTGCCTTCACTTTCTACGGTAAGACTTATACCCAGGCGGGGATTAGCAGTAACGGCCTGATTAGCTTTGGTGGTACTAACGCAAACTATGTTAATCAGTCACTCAACTTTGCTGCTTCAGGGTTAAGGAATTTGCCATCACTGCTTCCATTCTGGGATGACTTAGAAACTCGTAGTAATGAAGGTAGGATTGCTACTGTATTTACCGAAACACAAGGCAGTGTAGGTAGTCGTCAATTTATCATTCAATGGCATCAGCTTGAGGCTTATCCCTTCGAGGGTGAAACAGGTGATATTACTTTCCAGGTGATTCTCACAGAAGGTAGTAATGCTATTCAATTTAATTACTTGGACGTTAACTTCGACGGAAATACCGACCAACAAAATGGCGCAGGTCGTTCAGCTACAGTGGGGGCTTGGAATAGCCCGACTGAGTTTCAACAATACAGTTTCAATGAAGCTCGTTTAAGTGATGGACTCTCTTTAATAGTTACCGAAGCAGGCATTATTGAGTCTTAA